A genomic window from Chitinophaga pollutisoli includes:
- a CDS encoding SusD/RagB family nutrient-binding outer membrane lipoprotein: protein MQRIRFKYLAFAAMLMLGACGKDIDKFNEDKNGAEYINPEYLLSSVILSTAADYQRDAYMDKPASAGRYITMVRNEGNDKFNWGPQSWDGIYSRLSYNKSLFEMIEHFDKPEYLPYARIMRAFNFAYLTDLFGDVPYSQALTSKTDGNIRPEYDRQETIYPDLLKELREANDQLAAQTRDIDKSQDGLYQANPLKWRKFANSLRLRLLLRMSKNYPAAFTEMQAIVADKAKYPIFESNADNADVQYAGSQKDNSWPGGTMANAYEEFDKRKPSKEIIDALYARNDPRLQAWFTVVKTRGTTDNREYVGVPNAIQAPYDYNGGYDYISRLDSMFNADKGAKIPASLMTYAEVCFILAEAAQAGKITVTGKTAESLYYDGIRANMQFYGVLADAEAADYFDQAIVKYNGTLEQLINQKWIAMFLKGCEGWFDHRRTGFPKFVLGPLSSSQTLPKRYMYPDSETRTNPDAYKRAVAVFGEDKQTTLMWYLK, encoded by the coding sequence ATGCAACGCATACGTTTTAAATACCTCGCCTTTGCCGCCATGCTGATGCTCGGCGCCTGCGGCAAAGACATCGACAAATTCAATGAAGACAAGAACGGCGCGGAGTACATCAACCCGGAATACCTGCTGTCGTCCGTCATCCTCTCCACCGCTGCAGATTACCAGCGGGACGCGTATATGGACAAGCCCGCATCCGCCGGCCGTTACATCACCATGGTGCGCAATGAAGGGAACGACAAGTTCAACTGGGGCCCGCAGAGCTGGGACGGCATTTACAGCCGGCTGTCGTATAACAAGAGCCTGTTCGAGATGATCGAACACTTCGACAAGCCGGAATATCTTCCATATGCCCGGATCATGCGCGCATTCAACTTCGCGTATCTGACGGATCTTTTCGGCGATGTGCCCTATTCCCAGGCGCTGACTTCCAAGACGGACGGCAACATCCGCCCGGAATACGACCGCCAGGAAACGATTTACCCCGACCTGCTGAAGGAACTCCGCGAAGCTAACGATCAACTAGCTGCGCAGACCCGCGATATCGATAAAAGCCAGGACGGCCTTTATCAGGCCAATCCCTTGAAATGGCGTAAGTTCGCCAACTCGCTCCGCCTTCGCCTCCTGCTGCGCATGTCCAAAAACTACCCGGCGGCGTTCACCGAAATGCAGGCCATCGTCGCTGATAAAGCGAAATATCCCATTTTCGAATCCAATGCCGATAATGCCGACGTGCAGTACGCGGGATCGCAGAAAGACAACAGCTGGCCCGGCGGAACCATGGCCAATGCGTATGAGGAATTCGACAAACGCAAGCCCAGCAAGGAAATCATCGATGCGCTCTACGCCCGCAACGACCCGCGCCTCCAGGCCTGGTTCACCGTGGTGAAGACCCGTGGTACCACCGATAACCGGGAGTACGTAGGCGTTCCCAACGCCATCCAGGCGCCATACGATTATAACGGCGGGTACGACTATATTTCCCGGCTCGATTCCATGTTCAATGCAGACAAGGGCGCCAAAATCCCCGCTTCGCTCATGACATATGCCGAAGTTTGTTTTATCCTCGCAGAAGCTGCGCAGGCCGGTAAGATCACGGTAACGGGCAAAACCGCAGAGTCGCTGTACTACGACGGTATCCGTGCCAACATGCAGTTTTACGGCGTGCTCGCCGATGCGGAAGCCGCCGATTACTTCGACCAGGCTATCGTTAAATACAACGGCACCCTCGAACAGCTGATCAACCAGAAATGGATCGCCATGTTCCTGAAAGGATGTGAAGGCTGGTTCGACCACCGGCGCACCGGTTTCCCGAAATTCGTACTGGGCCCGCTGTCGTCTTCGCAAACATTGCCTAAACGTTATATGTACCCTGACAGTGAAACCAGGACCAACCCGGACGCATACAAACGTGCAGTGGCTGTTTTCGGGGAAGACAAACAAACGACCCTGATGTGGTATCTCAAGTAA
- a CDS encoding metallophosphoesterase family protein, whose product MNIYSAGRWLLATCFLIQHASAQQARPDRIVLNVTADPARSAAVTWRTNAATDSSYAEIAPATPNPAFTGKAQRLPAATTAKLYDSLDVRYHSVVFENLQPETEYAYRVGKGDDWSEWFEFRTAGLPGQPFSFIYLGDAQTNLLSLWSRAIRKAWAAAPDARLIIHAGDLVNRGNNYNEWQQWFEAGSFIHASIPGLMTPGNHEYHYPNDSGQVSVFWRPQFTLPENGPAGLEETCYYTDVQGVRFISLNSQEIEINERLLHLQREWLEKVLKENKSRWTIVTFHHPVLSTKKNRDNKFVREHIKPLLDKYGVDLVLTGHDHTYARGRDGNQGPVYAVSVSGPKMYEVDPAPWMAKTGSHQQFYQVIRIDGNTLHYNSYTVDGQLHDAFQLRKQTGRQNALTNLKKP is encoded by the coding sequence ATGAATATATACTCTGCAGGCAGGTGGCTTCTCGCCACCTGCTTTTTAATCCAGCATGCCAGCGCCCAGCAGGCCCGGCCCGACAGGATCGTGCTCAACGTAACCGCTGATCCCGCACGTTCCGCCGCCGTTACCTGGCGCACTAACGCCGCTACAGACAGCAGTTACGCCGAAATCGCCCCCGCCACGCCCAACCCTGCCTTCACCGGCAAGGCGCAGCGCCTGCCGGCCGCTACCACCGCGAAATTGTACGATTCCCTCGATGTGAGGTACCACTCGGTGGTGTTCGAAAACCTCCAGCCCGAAACCGAATACGCATACCGCGTCGGGAAGGGTGATGACTGGAGCGAATGGTTCGAGTTCCGCACCGCCGGCCTCCCCGGCCAGCCGTTCTCCTTCATCTACCTCGGCGACGCACAAACGAACCTGCTGTCGCTCTGGTCCAGGGCCATCCGCAAAGCATGGGCCGCCGCGCCGGATGCGCGGCTGATCATTCATGCCGGCGACCTCGTGAACCGTGGCAATAACTACAACGAATGGCAGCAATGGTTCGAAGCGGGCAGTTTCATCCACGCTTCGATCCCCGGGCTTATGACGCCCGGCAACCACGAATATCATTACCCGAACGACAGCGGCCAGGTATCCGTATTCTGGCGGCCGCAGTTCACCCTGCCGGAAAACGGGCCCGCAGGACTGGAAGAAACCTGCTACTACACCGATGTGCAGGGCGTCCGGTTCATTTCCCTCAATTCCCAGGAAATCGAAATCAACGAAAGGCTCCTCCACCTGCAACGCGAATGGCTGGAGAAAGTACTGAAGGAAAATAAATCCCGCTGGACGATCGTCACCTTCCATCACCCCGTTCTTTCCACCAAAAAGAACCGCGACAATAAATTCGTCCGCGAACACATCAAGCCGCTGCTGGACAAATACGGCGTGGACCTCGTGCTCACCGGGCACGACCACACCTACGCCCGTGGCCGGGACGGCAACCAGGGACCGGTGTACGCCGTGTCGGTCAGCGGACCGAAAATGTATGAAGTGGACCCTGCACCCTGGATGGCGAAAACGGGTTCCCACCAGCAGTTTTACCAGGTCATCCGTATAGATGGTAATACGTTGCACTATAATTCTTACACTGTGGACGGCCAGTTGCACGACGCATTCCAATTGCGTAAGCAAACCGGCCGCCAGAATGCGCTGACGAATCTGAAGAAGCCATGA
- the pafA gene encoding alkaline phosphatase PafA, whose product MIQFFFRRALPAMAIALMLAPAVQAQTPPRPKIVVGMMVDQMRWDFLYRYAGRYGQGGFKRLLREGFRCEQTYIDYAPTVTACGHTSVYTGSVPAIHGIMDNGWYSRELGRDVYCTEDSTVRPVGIVSEKGGMSPRNMLTTTVTDELRMATQYQSKVVGVALKDRGSILPAGHAANAAFWYDGSSGSWITSTYYMQELPDWAKRYNAAKRPEKLLAGGWETMYPIATYKLSEADDKNYENKFKHESAPVFPHRFAGQENGSIRSTPFGNTLTFEFAKAAIEGYGLGAGKATDFLAVSFSSPDAVGHQFGPNSIETEDVYLRLDKDLADFFSYLDTRFGKGNWLYFITADHGVSHSPGYLEEHRLPTGTLDGSGIVKSLNAELEKMYGVKNAIMATAADQLYLDRPGFAAKNADMKQVSDHIISRLRSVPEISDAIYLPEIGKAGLHQPLQTMLQNGYNRKRGGDIVIVMNSGVKNGSRNGATHGLWYPYDSHIPLVWMGWGIKSGGRSYRTMGMTDIAPTIAALLNIQVPSGNIGHVIGEAIREDKP is encoded by the coding sequence ATGATACAGTTTTTCTTCCGCCGCGCATTGCCGGCAATGGCCATCGCCCTGATGCTGGCCCCGGCCGTGCAGGCGCAGACGCCGCCCCGCCCGAAGATCGTGGTGGGGATGATGGTGGACCAGATGCGTTGGGATTTCCTGTACCGCTACGCCGGACGTTATGGCCAGGGCGGGTTTAAAAGGCTCCTGCGCGAAGGGTTCCGGTGTGAGCAAACGTACATTGATTATGCCCCCACGGTAACCGCCTGCGGCCATACCTCCGTGTATACCGGCAGCGTGCCGGCCATTCACGGGATTATGGACAACGGCTGGTATAGCCGCGAACTGGGCAGGGACGTGTATTGCACGGAAGACAGCACCGTTCGCCCCGTGGGGATCGTTTCCGAAAAAGGCGGCATGTCGCCCAGGAATATGCTGACCACTACGGTTACCGACGAACTGCGCATGGCCACGCAATATCAGAGCAAAGTAGTAGGAGTGGCGCTGAAGGACAGGGGCTCCATCCTCCCCGCGGGCCACGCCGCCAATGCGGCTTTCTGGTACGACGGCAGCTCCGGCAGCTGGATCACCAGCACCTACTACATGCAGGAACTGCCTGACTGGGCGAAGCGATACAACGCCGCGAAGCGCCCGGAAAAGCTGCTCGCCGGCGGATGGGAAACGATGTACCCCATCGCCACTTACAAGCTCAGCGAAGCGGACGATAAAAACTACGAAAACAAGTTCAAACACGAATCCGCGCCGGTATTCCCGCACCGCTTCGCCGGGCAGGAAAATGGTTCTATCCGTTCCACACCTTTCGGCAATACACTCACATTCGAATTTGCGAAAGCCGCCATCGAAGGGTACGGGCTGGGCGCCGGCAAGGCAACCGACTTCCTCGCCGTGAGCTTCTCCTCGCCTGATGCGGTAGGCCATCAGTTTGGCCCCAACTCCATCGAAACGGAGGACGTGTACCTCCGGCTCGATAAAGACCTGGCGGATTTCTTCTCCTACCTCGACACCCGTTTCGGGAAAGGCAACTGGCTGTACTTCATCACCGCGGATCACGGTGTTTCGCATTCTCCCGGTTACCTGGAAGAGCACCGCCTGCCCACCGGAACACTGGATGGCAGTGGGATTGTTAAGTCGCTGAACGCCGAACTGGAGAAAATGTATGGGGTGAAGAACGCCATCATGGCCACGGCGGCTGACCAGCTCTACTTGGATCGCCCTGGCTTCGCAGCGAAAAACGCCGATATGAAACAGGTATCCGATCACATCATCAGCCGCCTGCGCTCCGTTCCTGAAATTTCCGATGCCATCTACCTTCCTGAAATCGGCAAAGCCGGATTGCACCAGCCGCTGCAGACCATGCTGCAAAACGGCTACAATCGCAAGCGCGGCGGAGACATCGTTATCGTCATGAACTCCGGTGTGAAGAACGGCAGCCGAAACGGCGCCACACACGGGCTTTGGTACCCTTACGATTCCCACATTCCTTTGGTATGGATGGGCTGGGGCATCAAAAGCGGCGGCCGCAGCTACCGCACGATGGGCATGACCGACATCGCGCCCACCATCGCAGCCCTTCTCAACATCCAGGTGCCGAGCGGCAACATCGGGCACGTGATCGGGGAAGCCATCCGGGAGGATAAGCCGTAA
- a CDS encoding sugar-binding domain-containing protein — MRSIYITTLFICIAIGAGAQSLPLSGNWQYAIDSLDEGIKQGWQHQQFKPTLRLPGTLDDAGIGRKPAISADSLTREVLLMLTRKHRYVGPAWYAREITVPQNFNGKHASLLLERVLWTTHVWIDGKEFGTRNLVSTPHRYDLGKLTPGKHRIVIRVDNRKQYDMSASDMAHAYTDGTQIMWNGILGKMELQARPAARIADLQTWPDKKKRILRITITLINEGPVSAGSLLLQTGKLKKSLPLQLQEGENKVEAELPVPEGFAEWDEFRPVLHTLTADLKTPASADRRQLRFGWREITNHNAHLQVNGKRMFLRGTLECAIFPLTGHPPMDRKGWAKVFNSAKAYGLNHLRFHSWCPPEAAFAVADSMGFYLQAELPFWNKNAGKDSAMNAWLALEAEHISREYGHHPSFCFWSMGNELEGDFNWLEEMVAKLKKEDPRHLYSTTSFTFQAEHGAWLEPGDEFFITQWTKKGWVRGQGIFNTIAPSFNNDYTKETEGLNVPIITHEIGQYSVFPNMEEIKKYTGVLDPLNFKAIRNDMQRKNLLHLAPAFLQSSGKFAALLYKEEIERAMKTKYFSGFQLLDLHDFPGQGTALIGILDAFWDSKGLVSPEQHRMYCQPAVPLLRFEKATYTNGETFKAAAETANFSGGVLQHIIPEWTVKTAAGKLLFSGKLAQQNIAEGTGQQLGEFSFPLAGISRATALTITLRLGERRNEWHIWVYPEKQQSEYAGVHYTRSISEAMGLLRDGKKVLLNPDTAQIRGVDGRFAPVFWSPVHFPNQPGTMGILCNPKHPALADFPTEAWSDWQWWHLITASKTMILDELPAIDPVVRVIDNFFKNRKMANVIEAKVGTGKLMLVSADLSTDEDKRPAVAQLRRSLLAYMHGARFQPKVALTEQQVQSLLK; from the coding sequence ATGCGAAGCATATATATCACAACACTTTTTATCTGTATCGCCATTGGCGCCGGTGCGCAGTCGCTCCCGCTATCCGGCAACTGGCAATACGCCATCGACTCGCTCGACGAAGGGATCAAGCAGGGATGGCAACATCAGCAATTTAAGCCTACGCTCCGCCTTCCCGGCACGCTCGACGACGCCGGCATCGGCCGCAAACCCGCGATCTCTGCGGATTCCCTCACCCGTGAAGTGCTGCTCATGCTCACCCGGAAACACCGTTACGTGGGGCCAGCCTGGTATGCGCGCGAGATCACCGTACCACAAAACTTTAACGGGAAGCACGCTTCCCTCCTGCTGGAGCGCGTGCTCTGGACCACTCACGTCTGGATCGACGGGAAGGAATTCGGCACCCGCAACCTCGTGAGCACGCCGCACCGTTACGACCTGGGAAAACTGACCCCGGGCAAACACCGCATCGTGATCCGTGTCGACAACCGCAAGCAGTACGACATGAGCGCGTCCGACATGGCGCATGCCTATACCGACGGCACGCAGATCATGTGGAACGGCATCCTGGGCAAGATGGAACTGCAGGCCCGTCCCGCCGCGCGCATCGCGGATCTGCAGACCTGGCCCGACAAAAAGAAACGCATACTTCGTATAACAATTACGTTGATAAACGAGGGGCCCGTTTCGGCCGGGTCCCTCTTACTGCAAACCGGCAAACTGAAAAAAAGCCTGCCTTTGCAGTTGCAGGAAGGGGAAAATAAAGTAGAAGCGGAGCTTCCCGTGCCGGAGGGCTTCGCGGAATGGGACGAGTTCAGGCCCGTATTGCACACACTTACGGCCGATCTGAAAACACCCGCCTCGGCAGATCGCCGGCAGCTCCGTTTCGGATGGCGCGAGATCACCAACCACAACGCGCATTTGCAGGTCAACGGTAAGCGCATGTTCCTGCGCGGCACCCTGGAATGCGCCATCTTCCCCCTTACCGGCCATCCACCGATGGACCGCAAAGGCTGGGCGAAAGTCTTTAATTCCGCTAAAGCCTACGGTTTGAACCACTTGCGTTTCCACTCCTGGTGCCCGCCGGAAGCAGCCTTTGCCGTAGCGGATTCGATGGGCTTTTACCTCCAGGCGGAATTGCCTTTCTGGAACAAGAATGCCGGAAAAGACTCCGCGATGAACGCCTGGCTGGCGCTCGAAGCGGAACATATCAGCCGCGAATACGGCCATCACCCCTCGTTCTGCTTCTGGAGCATGGGCAACGAACTCGAAGGAGATTTCAACTGGCTGGAAGAAATGGTGGCGAAGCTGAAGAAAGAAGACCCGAGGCACCTGTATTCCACCACATCCTTCACCTTCCAGGCCGAGCACGGCGCCTGGCTCGAACCGGGCGATGAATTCTTCATCACCCAATGGACGAAAAAAGGATGGGTTCGCGGACAAGGGATTTTCAACACCATCGCGCCATCTTTCAACAACGATTATACGAAAGAAACGGAAGGGCTGAATGTACCCATCATTACGCATGAGATCGGGCAGTATTCCGTTTTCCCGAATATGGAAGAGATCAAAAAATACACCGGCGTCCTCGATCCGCTGAACTTCAAAGCCATCCGCAACGACATGCAACGGAAGAACCTCCTGCACCTTGCGCCCGCTTTCCTGCAATCGAGCGGTAAGTTCGCGGCGCTGTTGTACAAGGAAGAAATCGAACGGGCGATGAAGACCAAATATTTCAGCGGCTTCCAGTTACTGGACCTGCACGACTTCCCCGGCCAGGGCACCGCCCTCATCGGCATCCTCGACGCCTTCTGGGACAGCAAAGGCCTGGTATCGCCCGAACAGCACCGGATGTACTGCCAGCCCGCCGTGCCGCTGCTCCGTTTCGAAAAAGCCACCTACACCAATGGCGAAACATTCAAAGCCGCCGCGGAAACCGCCAATTTCAGCGGAGGTGTTTTACAGCATATCATTCCCGAATGGACGGTCAAAACTGCCGCGGGTAAGCTGTTGTTCAGCGGAAAGCTCGCACAGCAAAACATCGCGGAGGGAACCGGCCAGCAATTGGGCGAATTCTCTTTTCCGCTGGCAGGGATTTCCCGCGCCACGGCGCTGACGATCACCCTTCGCCTCGGCGAGCGCCGCAATGAGTGGCACATCTGGGTGTATCCCGAAAAACAACAAAGTGAATATGCAGGCGTACATTATACCCGTAGCATTTCCGAAGCGATGGGCTTGCTGCGGGATGGGAAAAAGGTACTCCTCAACCCCGATACCGCGCAAATCCGCGGGGTCGACGGCCGCTTTGCGCCTGTATTCTGGAGCCCGGTCCACTTCCCGAACCAACCGGGCACGATGGGCATCCTCTGCAATCCCAAACACCCCGCCCTGGCCGATTTCCCCACGGAAGCCTGGTCCGACTGGCAGTGGTGGCACCTTATCACGGCTTCCAAAACCATGATCCTCGACGAATTGCCCGCCATCGACCCCGTTGTGCGCGTGATCGACAATTTCTTCAAGAACCGGAAAATGGCGAATGTAATCGAAGCGAAAGTGGGTACCGGCAAACTGATGCTCGTATCCGCCGACCTTTCGACCGACGAAGACAAACGTCCCGCTGTGGCACAGCTCAGGCGCAGCCTCCTGGCTTACATGCACGGAGCGCGCTTCCAGCCGAAAGTTGCCCTGACCGAACAGCAGGTGCAGTCGTTACTGAAATAA
- a CDS encoding DUF5107 domain-containing protein, which produces MSNNAVKVWEESIVIPTYGTGRPDKNPMFFEKRVYQGSSGVVYPNPVIEKILDEKEDVRWKAVFLENRYLKIMILPELGGRVQMAFDKIGNRHFIYYNQVIKPALVGLCGPWISGGIEFNWPQHHRPSTYEAVDYTTEEHADGSKTIWVNEIEKMFRTKGMAGFTLHPDKAYLEIKGKLYNRTPLPQTFLWWANPAVKVNDHYQSVFPPDVHAVFDHGKRDVSSFPIATGTYYKVDYSPGTDISRYKNIPVPTSYMAIRSDYDFVGGYEHDAQAGVLHVADHHISPGKKQWTWGHSDFGKAWDKNLTDEDGPYIELMTGVYTDNQPDFSWLMPYEEKSFTQYFLPYRELGLVQNATRDLLLHSTVEGSELQVKVFATGPETLQTLEIRVKGELMYKDVFSASPEQIYRQRIPLPAGTAESAVETIIRGTDGNIRLRYQPSALKDAEIPAPAQAAKSPADTENNEQLFLTGMHLEQYRHATYSPVDYYTEALRRDPKDARANNALGAWFLRRGQFARAEKYLRQAVDTLTQRNPNPYDGEALYNLGLCLQLQGRLPEAYDAFHKAVWNSAWQDSGYFALAQISTSRGLYAQALEQIDWSIDRNGRNNKARALKAAILRKLGWHEEALAECSEGLRRDLFNLGLYHEQLLAHELLGNGKEAGIAKSTLLRLARDHAPNYLEHALDNMAAGLYEEAIAWLGFMPENASPLKYYYLAWCYGQTGDAQAVQQFLRKAAAADPYLCFPNRMEDVNILRYAIEHNKADGKAPYYLGCLWYDKRQYDEAIGMWQESIRRDPEFPTVHRNLGIALFNKRHDATGALQHFEKAFALDTTDARVLMELDQLHKRLGSPARERLDRLNRHLSAVEWRDDLYLERAALFNFLGEHEKALQLLVDRKFHPWEGGEGKVSGQYVFALTALARKDLAANQPKAAIAKLPRAQEWPDSLGEGKLFGIRENDIHYWMGKALEAMNQPAEAAQYFKKATEGSSEPVAAMYYNDAPPEKIFYQGLAWAALGEKDKSDAIFRKLIAYGKEHGQDPVRIEYFAVSLPDLLIFEDDLTERNRLHCVFLQGLGYLGLGDAAKATAAFREVLEKDMHFGASAHLSFIQEATKTASA; this is translated from the coding sequence ATGAGCAATAACGCTGTGAAGGTCTGGGAAGAAAGCATCGTCATCCCGACCTACGGGACCGGTCGTCCCGACAAGAACCCGATGTTCTTCGAAAAACGTGTTTACCAGGGCTCCAGCGGGGTGGTTTATCCCAATCCCGTCATCGAAAAAATTCTTGATGAAAAAGAAGATGTGCGCTGGAAAGCGGTATTCCTGGAGAACCGGTACCTGAAGATCATGATACTCCCCGAACTGGGAGGGCGTGTACAGATGGCGTTCGACAAGATCGGCAACCGGCATTTCATTTACTACAACCAGGTGATAAAACCGGCACTGGTAGGGCTGTGCGGACCGTGGATCTCCGGCGGTATCGAATTCAACTGGCCTCAGCACCACCGGCCCAGCACATACGAAGCCGTGGATTACACCACCGAAGAACATGCAGACGGCAGCAAGACCATCTGGGTGAATGAGATCGAGAAAATGTTCCGGACGAAAGGGATGGCGGGATTCACGCTGCACCCCGACAAAGCGTACCTCGAAATCAAAGGAAAGCTTTACAACCGCACCCCGCTCCCGCAGACCTTCCTCTGGTGGGCGAACCCGGCGGTGAAGGTGAACGATCACTACCAGTCCGTGTTCCCGCCGGACGTGCACGCCGTATTCGATCACGGGAAGCGCGATGTGTCGTCGTTCCCCATTGCAACGGGCACGTATTACAAAGTAGACTACTCGCCCGGGACGGACATTTCCCGGTATAAAAATATCCCTGTTCCCACTTCGTACATGGCGATCCGGTCGGATTACGATTTTGTGGGAGGATATGAGCATGACGCACAGGCAGGCGTGTTGCATGTGGCCGATCATCATATTTCGCCCGGCAAGAAGCAATGGACCTGGGGGCATAGCGACTTTGGGAAGGCCTGGGATAAAAACCTGACGGATGAAGACGGTCCGTACATCGAGCTGATGACCGGCGTTTATACCGACAACCAGCCTGATTTCAGCTGGCTCATGCCCTATGAAGAGAAATCCTTCACCCAGTATTTCCTGCCCTACCGCGAGCTGGGGCTGGTACAGAACGCCACCCGCGACCTCCTGCTCCACAGCACCGTGGAAGGCAGCGAACTGCAGGTGAAAGTGTTCGCCACCGGTCCGGAAACCCTGCAAACGCTGGAGATCCGGGTAAAAGGGGAGTTGATGTACAAAGACGTGTTCAGCGCGTCGCCGGAGCAGATTTACCGGCAGCGGATCCCTTTGCCCGCGGGCACTGCGGAATCCGCCGTGGAAACCATCATTCGGGGAACGGACGGCAACATCCGCCTGCGGTACCAGCCATCCGCCCTTAAAGACGCCGAAATCCCCGCGCCCGCGCAGGCCGCCAAATCTCCGGCGGATACGGAAAACAATGAGCAACTCTTCCTCACCGGCATGCACCTCGAACAATACCGGCACGCTACCTATTCCCCTGTGGATTACTATACGGAAGCGCTCCGCCGCGATCCCAAAGACGCACGGGCCAACAACGCCCTCGGCGCCTGGTTCCTCCGCAGGGGGCAGTTCGCCCGGGCGGAAAAATACCTCCGCCAAGCCGTGGACACCCTTACGCAACGGAACCCCAATCCTTACGACGGCGAAGCGCTCTACAACCTAGGGCTCTGCCTGCAGCTGCAGGGCCGCTTGCCGGAAGCTTACGACGCTTTCCATAAAGCAGTCTGGAACAGCGCCTGGCAAGACAGCGGCTACTTCGCCCTCGCCCAGATCAGCACCAGCCGCGGGCTTTACGCGCAGGCGCTGGAACAGATCGACTGGTCCATCGACCGCAACGGCCGCAACAATAAAGCCCGCGCCCTGAAAGCCGCCATCCTCCGGAAACTCGGGTGGCACGAAGAGGCGCTGGCCGAATGTTCCGAAGGCCTCCGCCGCGATCTCTTCAACCTCGGATTATACCACGAGCAATTGCTGGCGCACGAGCTGCTGGGCAACGGCAAGGAAGCGGGCATCGCCAAAAGCACTTTGCTGCGCCTCGCCCGCGATCATGCACCCAATTACCTCGAACACGCCCTCGACAATATGGCCGCCGGCCTGTACGAAGAAGCCATTGCCTGGCTGGGCTTTATGCCGGAAAACGCTTCGCCCCTCAAATACTACTACCTTGCGTGGTGCTATGGGCAAACGGGCGACGCGCAGGCGGTTCAGCAATTCCTGCGCAAAGCCGCCGCGGCGGATCCGTACCTGTGCTTCCCCAACCGGATGGAAGATGTGAATATCCTCCGGTATGCCATCGAACACAACAAGGCCGACGGCAAAGCGCCATATTACCTTGGTTGCCTCTGGTACGATAAACGGCAATACGACGAAGCGATCGGCATGTGGCAGGAATCGATCCGCCGCGACCCGGAATTCCCTACCGTACACCGCAACCTCGGCATCGCGCTGTTCAACAAGCGCCACGATGCGACGGGCGCGCTGCAACATTTCGAAAAGGCTTTCGCGTTGGATACGACAGACGCACGCGTGCTCATGGAGCTGGACCAGCTGCATAAACGGCTGGGGTCTCCCGCCCGGGAGCGCCTCGACCGGCTCAACCGCCACCTCAGCGCCGTGGAATGGCGCGACGACCTCTATCTCGAACGCGCCGCACTGTTTAACTTCCTCGGCGAACACGAAAAGGCATTGCAGCTCCTCGTCGACCGCAAATTCCACCCCTGGGAAGGCGGCGAAGGGAAGGTATCCGGGCAATACGTGTTTGCGTTGACGGCGCTGGCGCGCAAAGACCTCGCCGCCAACCAACCCAAAGCGGCGATCGCAAAACTGCCAAGGGCGCAGGAATGGCCGGATTCATTGGGAGAAGGCAAATTGTTCGGTATCCGCGAAAACGACATCCATTACTGGATGGGCAAAGCCCTCGAAGCGATGAACCAGCCTGCCGAAGCCGCGCAATATTTCAAAAAAGCCACTGAAGGCTCCTCTGAGCCGGTAGCCGCCATGTACTACAACGATGCCCCGCCCGAAAAGATCTTCTACCAGGGCCTCGCCTGGGCGGCGCTCGGGGAGAAAGACAAGTCGGACGCCATTTTCAGGAAACTGATCGCATACGGGAAAGAACACGGGCAAGATCCCGTGCGCATCGAGTACTTCGCCGTTTCGCTGCCCGACCTGCTCATTTTCGAAGACGACCTCACGGAAAGGAACCGCCTGCATTGCGTATTTCTGCAAGGACTGGGCTATCTTGGCCTCGGGGATGCCGCGAAAGCAACCGCCGCTTTCCGCGAAGTGCTGGAAAAAGATATGCACTTCGGTGCCAGTGCGCACTTGTCGTTCATCCAGGAAGCCACCAAAACGGCATCCGCTTAA